A genomic region of Leptolyngbya sp. NIES-2104 contains the following coding sequences:
- the egtC gene encoding ergothioneine biosynthesis protein EgtC — protein MCRLLGYLGQPVLLDRLVSQSDHSLLVQSYQPKEMTAGTMNADGFGIGWYHPTRETEPFTYRSTLPIWNEVNLQSLGRYVESGCVLANVRSATAGLATDLSNTQPFQYASILGLHNGFIKDFRHTLYRPMRDRLSDLAYQMVQGLTDSEHIFATVIDELESSASLTDALHQTLKVLTELGEKHQVPFSANLILSDGNQLVASRYAQGIPTPTLYYLQNDPKFSDSVLIASEPMFEGKWKALPDRCLLTVDHDFEPDVTPI, from the coding sequence ATGTGTCGTTTGCTTGGTTATTTAGGGCAGCCTGTGTTGCTCGATCGTTTAGTTTCTCAATCCGATCATTCTCTTCTCGTCCAAAGCTATCAGCCCAAAGAAATGACAGCAGGGACGATGAACGCTGACGGTTTCGGCATCGGTTGGTATCATCCCACTCGTGAAACCGAACCGTTTACCTACCGCAGTACTTTACCAATTTGGAACGAGGTGAATTTACAAAGTTTAGGGCGATATGTCGAATCGGGTTGTGTGCTGGCAAATGTTCGCAGTGCAACAGCGGGACTCGCGACGGATTTAAGTAATACTCAACCGTTTCAATATGCGTCGATTCTGGGATTGCACAACGGATTTATCAAAGACTTTCGCCACACCTTGTATCGTCCGATGCGCGATCGCTTAAGTGACCTTGCTTATCAAATGGTGCAAGGATTAACCGATTCAGAACATATCTTCGCCACTGTGATCGATGAATTGGAATCAAGTGCTAGTCTCACCGATGCGTTACATCAGACCCTGAAAGTGCTGACGGAATTAGGTGAAAAACATCAGGTTCCGTTTTCTGCCAACCTGATTTTGAGTGATGGCAACCAGCTTGTCGCTTCTCGCTATGCTCAAGGCATTCCGACTCCGACGCTCTATTATTTGCAGAATGATCCAAAGTTTTCAGACTCAGTACTGATTGCATCAGAGCCGATGTTTGAGGGAAAGTGGAAAGCATTGCCCGATCGCTGTTTGTTGACCGTTGATCATGATTTTGAGCCAGATGTCACTCCGATCTGA
- a CDS encoding DUF423 domain-containing protein yields MMRFFLLAGAILAGISVAGGAFATHALRAKLDDRALEIFETGARYQMYHAIALILVALFIRQSEFSDPLLTASGISFIAGIVLFSGSLYALSLSGVKILGAVAPIGGAAFMTGWVCLAIAAWRLKP; encoded by the coding sequence ATGATGCGTTTCTTTTTATTAGCTGGAGCGATTCTTGCAGGAATTTCAGTTGCGGGAGGTGCTTTTGCAACTCATGCGCTGAGAGCCAAATTAGACGATCGCGCTTTAGAAATCTTTGAAACCGGAGCGCGATATCAGATGTATCACGCGATCGCATTAATTCTAGTCGCTCTTTTTATCCGACAATCCGAATTCTCAGATCCACTTTTAACCGCTTCAGGAATTTCATTTATCGCCGGAATTGTGTTGTTTTCTGGCAGTCTCTACGCTTTGTCACTGTCAGGCGTGAAAATTTTAGGCGCAGTAGCTCCGATCGGTGGAGCGGCATTTATGACGGGATGGGTTTGTTTAGCGATCGCGGCTTGGCGGTTGAAACCATAA
- a CDS encoding CmpA/NrtA family ABC transporter substrate-binding protein, with protein sequence MSQYSRRRFLFTATATGIGAIALKGCVGNPPSSGGGTATAPTSPGAVPAVNPGGADAPEVTTARLGYLPIFEAAPFIVAVEKGFFKKYGMTDVQVLKQSSWGALRDNIVIGAGGGGIDGAQFQMPMPYAIADGRITDNRKVPMYVMMQTSTQGNGIAIANKHLGKNLHLDLSKGGANYLKELSSKGTPFTAAYTFPGANQELWIRYWLAAGGINPDTDVKLIVVPPAQTVANMKTGTMDGFSTGDPWPFRILSDNIGFMGALTAQMWKDHPEEYFGMRADWVDKHPKAAKALLKGMMEAQQWCDNQANRKELAQILSGREFFNLPVNILEAPLAGRYNMGDGQPEINDAAMGPLYWKDSKGSVSYPYKSHDIWFLTENIRWGIIPAETDVKALVDKTNREDLWKEAAKEAGIADADVPKETTRGVETFFDGTKFDAANPTEYLKSLKVKKVNV encoded by the coding sequence ATGAGTCAGTATTCTCGCCGTCGATTCTTGTTCACCGCGACCGCCACTGGAATCGGTGCGATCGCGCTCAAAGGTTGTGTTGGAAACCCTCCAAGCTCTGGAGGAGGAACTGCAACGGCTCCCACTTCCCCTGGTGCTGTTCCTGCGGTGAATCCAGGTGGCGCTGATGCTCCAGAAGTCACCACCGCTCGTCTCGGCTATTTGCCCATCTTTGAAGCGGCACCGTTCATTGTGGCGGTGGAAAAAGGCTTCTTCAAAAAGTACGGCATGACCGATGTGCAAGTTCTGAAGCAATCGTCTTGGGGTGCACTGCGCGATAACATCGTCATCGGCGCAGGCGGCGGCGGAATCGATGGCGCACAATTCCAAATGCCGATGCCCTACGCGATCGCAGACGGCAGAATCACCGATAACCGGAAAGTGCCGATGTACGTGATGATGCAAACTTCCACACAGGGAAATGGAATTGCGATCGCCAATAAGCACCTCGGCAAAAATCTCCACCTTGACTTATCTAAAGGCGGTGCCAATTATCTTAAAGAGCTTTCCTCGAAAGGCACACCGTTCACCGCAGCGTACACTTTCCCTGGTGCAAACCAAGAATTGTGGATTCGCTACTGGCTGGCAGCAGGTGGAATTAACCCCGATACCGATGTCAAACTCATCGTCGTTCCTCCAGCGCAAACGGTCGCGAACATGAAGACCGGAACCATGGACGGATTTAGCACAGGCGACCCTTGGCCCTTCCGCATTTTGTCAGACAACATCGGCTTTATGGGTGCTCTGACCGCTCAAATGTGGAAAGACCACCCCGAAGAATACTTTGGCATGAGAGCCGATTGGGTAGACAAGCACCCGAAAGCCGCTAAAGCTTTGTTGAAAGGCATGATGGAGGCACAGCAATGGTGCGACAATCAGGCAAACCGCAAAGAACTCGCTCAAATTCTCAGCGGACGAGAATTCTTTAATCTGCCCGTCAACATTCTCGAAGCACCGCTAGCGGGTCGGTACAACATGGGCGACGGTCAGCCCGAAATCAACGATGCGGCGATGGGTCCGCTCTACTGGAAAGACAGCAAAGGCAGCGTGTCTTACCCATACAAGAGCCACGATATCTGGTTCCTGACCGAGAACATTCGCTGGGGCATCATTCCAGCAGAAACCGATGTGAAAGCATTGGTGGATAAAACCAATCGGGAAGATCTTTGGAAAGAAGCTGCGAAAGAAGCAGGAATTGCAGATGCAGATGTCCCCAAAGAAACGACCCGTGGCGTTGAAACCTTCTTCGATGGCACGAAGTTCGATGCGGCGAATCCGACCGAATATCTCAAGAGCCTGAAAGTGAAGAAAGTCAACGTTTAG
- a CDS encoding pentapeptide repeat-containing protein — translation MSVDPNLASSHTTNGTNNGAGSDISSIPTRAEISRERTAAHQSPPRFGAPPPNLNRSLILIVALLVVSIGLFLNQFWMILAGSIVALLLSAQILYPTVKPVVMEILTEQDQGIVLGSIGALVGLTGVLKLLGVDRALGELYNTLQWDAIGALGEVFGALGQILIAVLAVYIAWRQYVISIELTVQQNTITQQQTIDTYFQGISDLVLDEEGLLEDWPQERAIAEGRTAAILGSVDGSGKAKIIRFLSRAKLLSPLKRDLRLGRAILNGTGGYAEDRLNGIRVIDLGIMLAAADLSGTDLRWTDLSEANLIRANLTNCDLVKTNFARTVLCGASLRGADLSGTRFFYGKVETASPRSRTEPPNFKTGAYTGAVVENADFTGAEDMTEEQRYYCCAWGGTNTRGTIPGGCEGIPNKLGR, via the coding sequence ATGTCTGTTGATCCTAATTTGGCTTCCTCTCATACGACCAACGGAACGAATAACGGCGCAGGTTCTGACATTTCTTCGATTCCCACTCGCGCAGAAATCTCTAGAGAACGCACAGCGGCTCATCAATCCCCGCCTCGATTTGGCGCACCGCCTCCGAATTTGAATCGATCGCTAATTTTGATCGTGGCGCTGTTGGTGGTTTCGATCGGGCTATTTCTGAATCAGTTTTGGATGATTTTGGCAGGCTCGATCGTGGCGCTGTTGCTGTCGGCTCAGATTCTTTATCCAACGGTGAAACCCGTGGTGATGGAAATTCTCACCGAGCAGGATCAAGGAATCGTTTTAGGGTCGATTGGGGCATTAGTGGGCTTGACTGGGGTACTCAAATTATTGGGAGTCGATCGAGCACTTGGAGAGTTGTACAACACGCTTCAATGGGATGCGATCGGTGCACTCGGTGAAGTGTTTGGTGCGCTAGGACAGATTTTGATTGCGGTTTTGGCAGTGTATATTGCATGGCGACAGTACGTGATCTCGATCGAACTCACTGTGCAGCAAAATACGATTACGCAGCAGCAAACGATCGATACATATTTTCAGGGAATTTCGGATTTGGTCTTGGATGAAGAAGGATTGCTCGAAGATTGGCCCCAAGAAAGAGCGATCGCAGAAGGACGAACGGCAGCAATTCTCGGCAGCGTTGACGGTTCTGGAAAGGCGAAAATCATTCGATTCCTGTCTCGTGCCAAGTTACTTTCTCCGCTCAAACGCGATTTACGGCTAGGACGGGCAATTCTCAACGGAACAGGCGGATATGCAGAAGATCGATTGAATGGAATTCGCGTGATCGATCTCGGCATTATGTTGGCGGCAGCGGATCTTTCAGGAACGGATTTACGCTGGACAGATTTGAGTGAAGCGAACCTAATCCGCGCTAATTTAACCAACTGCGATTTGGTCAAAACGAATTTTGCTCGCACTGTCCTCTGTGGTGCGAGTCTGCGAGGAGCCGACTTAAGCGGGACTCGATTCTTCTACGGCAAGGTCGAAACCGCTTCGCCTCGAAGCCGGACTGAACCCCCGAACTTTAAAACCGGAGCGTATACGGGTGCAGTCGTTGAAAATGCCGATTTTACCGGGGCGGAAGATATGACTGAAGAGCAGCGCTACTACTGTTGTGCGTGGGGTGGGACAAACACACGCGGAACCATTCCCGGTGGATGTGAAGGAATTCCGAACAAACTTGGAAGATAA